A region of Reichenbachiella carrageenanivorans DNA encodes the following proteins:
- a CDS encoding type IX secretion system plug protein, whose translation MTAFQRICTIFLILAKIAPNSIAQQKQIIYDNKSYEPFVGSVQLYPITNNPNQELGAPIVPRGNTETLLLQFDLLLEEYIDVQAKIVHCNADWTKSVLNDIEFLYDYNAFDLRDFEYSINTKTLYVNYWFKMPRVKTTGNYIVQVYQNGDEDDLLLTRRFIVYDNSVSIQPSTRISTGVMERDFNQQIDFDIIYSRIKASNPRTEFKIVIRQNQRWDNILTGLQPTAIRRDKSLIEYRHFNLENNFKGGNEFRAADLRSYSFRGAYVAHVDPNADPRTAEVILGKSRKHQAYSMIQDKNGGYIIASTEAMGDYLECDYLLTKFQIKSNPLPHPVYVLGAFNDFQKSNKSKLTYDNTSQSYTGKVLLKQGLYDYLYWVDDTQTADPYYFEGSFYQTENNYEIIVYHKSFSDLTDKVVGYYSFRTKF comes from the coding sequence ATGACTGCCTTTCAGCGTATTTGCACTATTTTCCTTATCCTAGCAAAAATTGCCCCGAATTCTATAGCCCAGCAAAAACAAATTATATACGACAATAAAAGCTACGAGCCATTTGTAGGTTCGGTGCAGCTCTACCCCATCACTAACAACCCAAACCAAGAACTAGGTGCTCCCATTGTACCCAGAGGCAACACGGAAACTTTACTACTCCAATTCGACCTCTTGCTAGAGGAATACATAGATGTACAAGCTAAAATTGTACACTGCAATGCTGACTGGACTAAATCAGTACTCAACGATATCGAATTTCTATACGATTACAATGCATTTGATCTGCGAGATTTCGAATACTCCATCAATACCAAGACGCTATATGTCAACTACTGGTTTAAAATGCCAAGAGTAAAAACCACAGGTAACTACATCGTGCAGGTGTACCAAAACGGCGATGAAGATGATTTACTACTTACCAGAAGGTTTATTGTGTACGACAACAGTGTGAGTATCCAACCCTCTACTAGAATATCTACAGGTGTAATGGAGAGAGATTTCAATCAGCAAATCGACTTCGATATTATTTATAGTCGTATCAAAGCATCTAACCCTAGGACTGAATTCAAAATAGTCATTCGCCAAAACCAACGCTGGGATAACATATTGACTGGCCTACAACCCACTGCCATCAGAAGAGATAAGTCACTTATAGAATACCGACATTTCAATTTAGAAAACAATTTCAAGGGAGGTAACGAATTCAGGGCGGCCGATTTGAGAAGCTACAGTTTCAGAGGAGCTTATGTGGCACATGTCGATCCTAATGCTGACCCCAGAACTGCCGAGGTGATATTAGGCAAGAGCCGAAAACACCAAGCCTACTCCATGATACAAGATAAAAATGGTGGCTATATCATTGCCTCTACCGAAGCCATGGGCGATTACTTAGAATGTGATTACTTGCTCACTAAGTTTCAAATAAAATCGAACCCTTTGCCTCATCCCGTGTACGTATTGGGAGCATTCAACGATTTTCAGAAATCAAATAAAAGCAAATTAACCTACGATAACACATCACAATCCTACACAGGCAAAGTACTCCTTAAGCAAGGACTCTACGACTACTTGTATTGGGTAGATGATACACAGACCGCAGATCCTTACTATTTTGAAGGGTCTTTCTATCAAACGGAAAATAATTACGAAATCATTGTTTACCACAAGTCATTTAGTGACCTTACAGACAAAGTAGTGGGTTATTACTCATTTCGAACCAAATTTTGA
- a CDS encoding RNA polymerase sigma factor — protein MNEKQLIKGCIKGERQAQEQLYQLFSARMFAICLRYTKAQQEAEDVLQESFIKVFKQIKSYKGEASLVFWIKRIVINTALNSQRGKLYLYPMVDVEELKTTYEEAHDVADYTMEELMQLVKDLPDSSQIIFNLYAIEGYKHQEIAELLNISVGTSKSQYSRAKALLRERMKGNKVKYGKG, from the coding sequence ATGAACGAAAAGCAACTAATTAAGGGCTGTATAAAAGGAGAGAGGCAAGCGCAAGAGCAGCTGTATCAGCTGTTTTCTGCCCGTATGTTTGCCATCTGCCTGAGGTACACCAAAGCTCAGCAAGAAGCTGAGGATGTCTTGCAAGAGTCGTTTATCAAAGTATTCAAGCAAATAAAAAGCTATAAGGGAGAGGCGTCATTGGTGTTTTGGATCAAACGAATAGTGATCAATACGGCGCTCAATTCGCAAAGAGGTAAATTATATCTGTATCCAATGGTGGATGTAGAGGAATTGAAAACGACCTATGAAGAGGCGCATGATGTAGCCGACTATACAATGGAAGAACTGATGCAATTGGTAAAGGATTTGCCAGATAGCAGCCAGATCATATTCAATCTCTATGCAATAGAGGGGTACAAACATCAGGAGATTGCAGAGTTGCTCAATATTTCAGTAGGGACTTCAAAATCACAGTATTCAAGAGCAAAAGCGTTGCTAAGAGAGCGAATGAAAGGAAATAAAGTGAAATATGGAAAAGGCTGA